Proteins co-encoded in one Deltaproteobacteria bacterium genomic window:
- a CDS encoding flavin reductase: MVHGVYVIGTVLDGRVNAMTAAWVARASFVPPLVTVAVGRTRFSHDMILSSGVFSVNVMGPGDVELARHFGFKTGRKVDKFRDVPYDTAVTGSPILKGCAAWLDCRLSASHEAGDHTLVVGEVVDGGVNPAVEQALVYDRKRFFR, from the coding sequence GCTCGACGGGAGGGTCAACGCCATGACGGCCGCCTGGGTGGCGAGGGCGTCCTTCGTTCCGCCCCTTGTGACCGTCGCCGTCGGCCGCACGAGGTTCTCGCACGACATGATACTCTCTTCGGGCGTCTTCTCGGTCAACGTCATGGGGCCCGGCGACGTGGAGCTGGCCAGGCACTTCGGCTTCAAGACGGGCCGCAAGGTCGACAAGTTCAGGGACGTCCCCTACGACACCGCCGTCACGGGCTCGCCCATACTGAAGGGATGCGCCGCCTGGCTCGACTGCCGGCTCAGCGCCAGCCACGAGGCCGGCGATCACACGCTCGTCGTCGGCGAGGTCGTCGACGGCGGCGTCAACCCGGCCGTAGAGCAAGCGCTCGTCTACGACCGGAAGCGGTTTTTCAGGTAG